Proteins from one Pontibacter korlensis genomic window:
- a CDS encoding PD40 domain-containing protein: MIRPRHIAAAAVLTFSSFAALAQGERNNWYFGKGAGIIFKGDSAIATSSRLFTEEGSATLSDADGNLLLYTNGITVWNGEHRVMPNGNGLMGGKSSTQSALILPKPGSSNIYYIFTTDIQAQSNGLRYTVVDMTKQEGKGDITSRNNFLIAPATEKLTAVRHSNGRDWWVIAHRWNSNGYMAFLVNEEGVETRPVLSMVGTVHGGPNRKAIGYLTSSPDGTKLAAALWDAESNFEVLNFDRSTGKVSDPVLLKGFEEAYGVMFSPDGSKLYGTANGVGGGKAQIVQFDLKAGNADAIAKSATVVGTSQSPRIGALQLGPDGKIYVARQNNYYLGVINNPNAKGKDATYVDDGFHLGKQKSDLGLPNFPQGISSR, translated from the coding sequence ATGATCAGACCAAGACACATTGCAGCAGCAGCTGTACTTACTTTCAGCAGCTTTGCGGCCCTGGCCCAAGGCGAAAGAAACAACTGGTACTTTGGCAAAGGAGCTGGTATCATATTCAAGGGTGATTCGGCGATTGCAACCAGCAGCAGGCTTTTCACAGAAGAAGGAAGCGCGACTCTTTCCGATGCAGACGGAAACCTACTGCTCTACACTAATGGCATAACGGTATGGAATGGTGAACACCGCGTAATGCCAAACGGCAACGGACTGATGGGTGGTAAATCATCTACACAGTCGGCGCTTATACTTCCTAAGCCCGGCAGCAGCAATATTTATTACATTTTCACCACTGATATACAGGCACAGTCGAACGGCCTCCGCTATACTGTTGTAGACATGACAAAGCAGGAAGGCAAAGGCGACATCACCTCTCGAAACAACTTCCTTATTGCCCCAGCCACAGAAAAACTTACTGCAGTACGCCATAGCAACGGGCGCGACTGGTGGGTAATAGCACACCGCTGGAACAGCAACGGCTACATGGCTTTCTTAGTGAATGAAGAGGGCGTCGAGACAAGGCCAGTGCTAAGCATGGTAGGCACTGTGCATGGCGGTCCAAACCGAAAGGCTATCGGTTACCTTACCTCATCCCCTGATGGCACTAAGCTGGCCGCCGCACTCTGGGATGCAGAAAGTAACTTTGAGGTACTGAACTTTGACCGCAGCACTGGTAAAGTATCAGACCCTGTACTTCTGAAAGGGTTTGAGGAAGCCTATGGTGTGATGTTTTCTCCGGATGGCAGCAAACTTTACGGCACAGCCAATGGCGTAGGCGGAGGCAAAGCACAAATCGTGCAGTTTGACCTGAAAGCTGGAAACGCTGATGCCATTGCAAAATCAGCTACGGTAGTAGGCACTTCTCAAAGTCCGCGCATAGGTGCCCTGCAACTAGGACCTGATGGGAAAATTTATGTAGCCCGGCAGAATAACTACTACCTTGGTGTCATCAACAATCCTAATGCGAAAGGCAAGGACGCTACTTATGTAGACGACGGCTTTCACCTGGGCAAGCAGAAAAGCGATCTGGGCCTACCAAACTTTCCTCAAGGCATTAGCAGTCGGTAA
- the treF gene encoding alpha,alpha-trehalase TreF, translating to MEQQKNHTFSTLIFFLLLLIPYTFAIQPLRAQELYRPEQDLGELFEQVQLQHVFPDSKTFPDATPLLPPQQILAAYRQQKDQSGFNLEAFVLEHFEMPPQPATGFTTDTSLSVTQHIERLWPILTREPGADGGSLIPLPKKYIVPGGRFREIYYWDSFFTMLGLQASNETELIQSMVDNFTHLINTTGHIPNGNRTYYLSRSQPPFYALMLRILAQQKGKEVLTTYAPALRQEYSFWMDGADKLTADNPTHRRVVRMPDGSILNRYWDDQPEPRPESYREDVELAKESNRNPEEIYRNIRAAAESGWDFSTRWFADEQNLSTIRTTELIPVDLNSLLYHVERTLAEMAELEGNKAEAEKYEKLAKARRKAILKYNWNEEQDFFFDYDFVKGGTTNIPTLAAVYPLYFCMAKKKQAAAVAQKLEADFLQPGGLVTTLNRSGQQWDSPNGWAPLQWMSIQALRNYRHNQLADEVTQRWVEKNEEVFHNTGKLMEKYNVVDMSLQAGGGEYPNQDGFGWTNGVLLKLISLHPELLDMTLEELEMQN from the coding sequence ATGGAGCAACAGAAAAATCATACTTTTAGCACCCTAATATTTTTCCTTCTGTTACTAATACCGTATACCTTCGCTATACAGCCACTGCGGGCTCAGGAGCTGTACAGGCCGGAGCAGGATTTAGGCGAACTGTTTGAGCAGGTTCAACTGCAGCATGTTTTCCCCGACTCCAAGACCTTTCCGGATGCTACTCCTTTGCTGCCACCGCAGCAGATTTTAGCGGCATACAGGCAACAAAAGGACCAGTCTGGCTTCAATTTAGAAGCTTTTGTGCTGGAACATTTTGAAATGCCTCCACAGCCTGCCACTGGCTTTACCACCGACACCAGCCTTTCTGTAACACAGCATATAGAGCGGCTATGGCCAATACTTACCCGGGAGCCGGGTGCCGACGGAGGCTCCTTGATTCCGTTGCCGAAGAAGTACATTGTGCCTGGTGGCCGTTTCCGGGAAATATACTACTGGGATAGCTTTTTCACCATGCTCGGCCTGCAAGCCAGCAACGAGACAGAGCTTATCCAAAGTATGGTGGATAATTTCACGCACCTGATCAATACCACCGGTCATATTCCGAACGGTAACCGCACCTATTACCTTAGCCGGTCCCAGCCGCCATTTTATGCGCTCATGCTGCGAATACTGGCTCAGCAAAAAGGCAAAGAGGTACTCACAACGTATGCGCCGGCTCTGCGCCAGGAGTATAGCTTTTGGATGGATGGAGCTGATAAGCTAACGGCAGATAACCCTACGCACCGCCGCGTGGTCCGCATGCCCGATGGCAGCATTCTGAACCGCTACTGGGACGATCAACCGGAGCCTCGGCCAGAGTCTTACCGCGAGGATGTGGAACTGGCCAAGGAGTCAAATAGGAACCCGGAGGAGATTTACCGCAATATTCGGGCAGCCGCTGAGTCTGGCTGGGATTTCAGTACCCGCTGGTTTGCCGATGAGCAGAACCTTAGCACCATTCGTACTACCGAACTGATACCTGTAGACCTGAACTCCCTGCTTTACCACGTGGAACGCACGCTTGCCGAGATGGCAGAGTTGGAGGGCAATAAAGCCGAAGCCGAAAAGTATGAAAAGCTGGCAAAGGCACGCCGCAAAGCTATTTTAAAGTATAACTGGAATGAGGAGCAGGACTTCTTCTTTGACTACGATTTTGTAAAGGGAGGCACTACCAACATTCCTACATTAGCTGCTGTGTATCCGCTGTACTTCTGCATGGCCAAAAAGAAACAGGCTGCTGCTGTAGCGCAAAAGCTGGAAGCAGACTTCCTGCAGCCAGGTGGCCTTGTAACGACGCTCAACCGCTCCGGACAGCAGTGGGATTCTCCAAATGGCTGGGCTCCGCTGCAGTGGATGAGTATACAGGCTCTTCGCAATTACAGGCACAACCAATTGGCTGACGAGGTAACGCAGCGTTGGGTAGAAAAGAACGAAGAGGTATTTCACAACACCGGTAAGCTGATGGAGAAGTATAATGTAGTAGACATGAGCCTGCAGGCAGGCGGCGGCGAGTATCCCAACCAGGATGGCTTTGGCTGGACCAACGGCGTGCTGCTTAAACTAATATCCCTGCACCCAGAACTGCTGGACATGACCTTAGAAGAGCTGGAGATGCAGAATTAA
- the scpA gene encoding methylmalonyl-CoA mutase → MKPDFSKIDINKVAATDKGPKALADARVWKTPEQIKVKSFYTSEDAQNFEHTDFAAGLPPYLRGPYSTMYVQKPWTIRQYAGFSTAEESNAFYRRNLAGGQKGLSVAFDLATHRGYDSDHPRVVGDVGKAGVAIDSVEDIKILFDQIPLDQMSVSMTMNGAVLPIMAFYIVAAEEQGVKPEQLSGTIQNDILKEFMVRNTYIYPPEPSMKIIADIFEYTSKKMPRFNSISISGYHMQEAGATADIELAYTLADGLEYVRTGLRAGMDIDDFAPRLSFFWAIGMNHFMEIAKMRAARMLWAKLIKQFNPKNPKSLALRTHCQTSGWSLTEQDPFNNVTRTCVEALAAALGGTQSLHTNALDEAIALPTDFSARIARNTQIYLQQETNITKVVDPWGGSHYVEALTHEIAHKAWALIQEVEELGGMAKAIETGLPKMRIEEAAARKQARIDSGKDIIVGVNKYKPLQEQEIDILDIDNTVVRESQLRRLGSVKSSRDENAVAHALQALTSAAESGTGNLLDLAVEAARHRATLGEISDALEKVYGRHKAVIRAISGVYSAEITDDENFQRAKVLADQFEELEGRRPRIMVAKMGQDGHDRGSKVIATSFADLGFDVDIGPLFQTPAEVAMQAAENDVHVIGVSSLAAGHKTLVPQLIEELRKLGREDILVIVGGVIPAQDYDFLYQAGAVGVFGPGTIISVAAQNILEKLIKQVEA, encoded by the coding sequence ATGAAGCCTGACTTTTCTAAGATAGATATAAATAAAGTAGCTGCGACAGACAAAGGACCTAAAGCTCTTGCAGATGCCAGAGTATGGAAAACGCCGGAGCAGATAAAAGTGAAGAGCTTTTATACTTCGGAAGATGCCCAGAACTTTGAGCATACTGATTTTGCTGCCGGATTACCGCCTTACCTGCGCGGCCCCTACAGCACCATGTATGTGCAAAAGCCCTGGACAATCCGCCAGTATGCCGGCTTTTCTACCGCTGAGGAGTCCAATGCCTTCTACCGCCGCAACTTGGCTGGTGGGCAGAAAGGTCTTTCGGTAGCCTTCGACCTGGCAACACACCGTGGTTACGACTCTGACCATCCCCGTGTGGTTGGCGACGTAGGCAAGGCCGGTGTAGCCATCGACTCGGTCGAGGACATAAAAATCCTCTTCGACCAGATTCCGCTGGACCAGATGTCAGTATCCATGACCATGAACGGTGCTGTGTTACCGATTATGGCCTTTTACATTGTAGCAGCCGAAGAGCAGGGGGTTAAGCCCGAGCAACTTAGCGGCACCATCCAGAACGACATTCTGAAGGAATTCATGGTGCGCAACACCTACATCTATCCGCCGGAGCCAAGTATGAAGATCATCGCCGACATCTTCGAGTATACTTCCAAAAAGATGCCGCGCTTCAACTCCATTTCCATATCAGGTTACCACATGCAGGAGGCCGGCGCCACCGCTGATATTGAGCTGGCTTATACTTTAGCAGATGGTTTGGAGTATGTGCGCACTGGCTTAAGGGCAGGCATGGACATTGATGACTTCGCGCCGCGTCTCTCTTTCTTCTGGGCCATCGGCATGAACCACTTCATGGAGATAGCCAAGATGCGTGCGGCTCGTATGCTGTGGGCCAAGCTGATAAAACAGTTTAACCCAAAGAATCCAAAATCGCTAGCGCTGCGCACCCACTGTCAGACTTCTGGCTGGAGCTTAACTGAGCAAGACCCGTTCAATAACGTGACCCGTACCTGCGTAGAAGCTCTGGCTGCTGCGTTAGGCGGTACACAAAGCTTACACACCAATGCGCTAGACGAGGCTATTGCCTTACCAACCGATTTCTCCGCCCGTATTGCGCGTAACACGCAGATCTACCTGCAGCAGGAAACCAATATTACGAAGGTGGTAGACCCGTGGGGTGGTTCTCATTACGTGGAAGCCCTGACGCACGAGATAGCCCATAAAGCATGGGCACTGATTCAGGAAGTAGAAGAATTGGGCGGTATGGCGAAAGCCATCGAGACCGGCCTGCCGAAAATGCGCATCGAAGAGGCCGCTGCCCGTAAGCAGGCTCGCATCGACTCCGGCAAAGACATAATTGTTGGCGTAAACAAGTATAAGCCTCTGCAAGAGCAGGAAATCGATATTCTGGACATAGATAACACTGTAGTACGTGAATCGCAGTTGCGCCGCCTGGGAAGCGTAAAATCCTCTCGCGACGAAAATGCTGTAGCTCATGCATTACAGGCTTTAACAAGTGCAGCGGAGTCAGGTACTGGAAACTTGTTAGACCTAGCTGTAGAAGCAGCACGCCACCGCGCCACTTTAGGTGAGATATCGGATGCCCTGGAGAAAGTATACGGTAGACATAAAGCAGTAATCAGAGCCATATCAGGAGTGTACTCAGCAGAAATAACCGACGACGAAAACTTCCAACGCGCCAAAGTTCTGGCCGATCAGTTTGAAGAACTCGAAGGCCGCCGTCCACGCATTATGGTGGCCAAAATGGGCCAGGATGGCCACGACCGCGGCTCTAAAGTGATTGCCACTTCCTTCGCCGACCTCGGCTTCGACGTGGATATTGGGCCACTTTTCCAGACACCAGCCGAAGTAGCCATGCAAGCCGCCGAAAACGACGTGCACGTCATAGGTGTATCCTCATTGGCAGCAGGACATAAAACATTGGTGCCGCAACTCATCGAGGAGCTTCGTAAATTGGGTCGTGAGGATATCCTGGTGATTGTGGGTGGTGTGATTCCAGCACAGGACTACGACTTCTTGTACCAGGCAGGTGCAGTGGGTGTGTTTGGTCCTGGTACCATCATCTCCGTGGCTGCACAAAATATCTTGGAGAAACTGATTAAGCAGGTAGAAGCCTAA
- a CDS encoding GNAT family N-acetyltransferase — protein MSTIESIKRATESNLQLSDITIRTTLKPGDIGYITYRHGALYEFECNYGIEFESYVAKGFHEFYSQYDPNKDCVWVAEHRSKIIGFLLLMHRPNNTAQLRYFIIEPEYRGIGLGKKLMDLYMAFYREKGYTSSYLWTTHEQESAIALYKRYGFQLTEEKPSTAFGKPLTEQRYDLTT, from the coding sequence TTGAGTACCATAGAAAGTATAAAACGCGCTACAGAAAGCAATTTGCAACTTAGCGACATCACCATCAGAACCACACTTAAACCCGGAGACATTGGCTATATAACTTACCGCCATGGTGCTCTTTATGAGTTTGAGTGTAATTATGGAATTGAATTCGAAAGCTACGTGGCTAAAGGTTTCCATGAATTTTACAGCCAATACGATCCGAATAAAGATTGTGTGTGGGTGGCAGAACACCGGAGCAAGATCATTGGCTTTCTGCTGTTGATGCACCGGCCAAACAACACGGCTCAGCTCAGGTATTTCATTATAGAGCCTGAGTACAGGGGCATTGGTCTGGGTAAAAAGCTTATGGACCTGTACATGGCGTTCTATAGAGAGAAAGGCTATACCTCCTCCTACCTCTGGACCACCCATGAGCAGGAGTCTGCTATCGCGCTGTACAAACGGTATGGCTTTCAGCTGACAGAAGAGAAGCCTTCTACTGCCTTTGGTAAACCTTTAACCGAACAGCGGTACGATTTAACGACATAA
- a CDS encoding YybH family protein, which translates to MSTISAFSMPEGNAAQEVKQALERQVSAWNKGNLETAMAFYWNSPEMLWISKSGIEKGYQEVLDMFLRDFTDRSKMGVYSYEPLHIEQVSPEAVYFVFCWKIELEGKRLMGGVSSQLWKKLDGRWVVTAEHAS; encoded by the coding sequence ATGAGCACGATTTCCGCTTTCTCCATGCCCGAAGGCAATGCCGCACAGGAAGTCAAGCAGGCGTTGGAGAGACAGGTTTCCGCGTGGAACAAAGGCAACCTAGAGACTGCCATGGCCTTTTACTGGAATTCGCCTGAAATGCTCTGGATCAGTAAGAGCGGCATTGAAAAAGGCTACCAGGAGGTACTGGATATGTTCCTCCGTGATTTTACTGACCGTAGTAAAATGGGAGTCTATAGTTATGAGCCACTGCACATAGAGCAGGTATCGCCCGAGGCAGTATACTTTGTCTTCTGTTGGAAAATAGAGCTGGAAGGCAAGCGACTAATGGGCGGCGTTTCCTCTCAGCTTTGGAAGAAGCTGGATGGCCGCTGGGTAGTTACAGCAGAGCATGCAAGTTGA
- a CDS encoding methylmalonyl-CoA mutase subunit beta: MITDEQLNQQRLFAEFTPASKADWEQKARKDLRETPLESLIWQTYEGIDIKPYYAKEDINGLPFTTHKPGDFPFLRGNKTGNNSWLNVQQIKVKGNGKVAIDKASDALQRGADGIHFELQQPDAFDIAYLVSSIDLSQHSVSYTLPNEPVAFLKRLYQELEQKQVSHRNLKGFVNYDPMTGKGSLTKEEAKAITAVLDLTKDSPEFYGITVCGTNFSGIGASITQEIAYTLSAAVAYADRLTTAGEQLESVLRNMQFYVASGTNYFFEITKLRVLRLLWAAVAEAYQTEPALAAKLRIHSATSSWYQTTLDPYVNMLRTTTEAMSAVIAGCDSLSVSPFDSTFKESDEFSERIARNVSIILKEEAYLDKAIDPAAGSYYLESLTNELAQKAWDLFREVEALGGFEDAYDSGFILGSITEMSRKKFRNIATGRDILVGTNKYPNPKEKISFDPEELIQSADFDTTRAAYPTEVMRMATELHLRKRQRRPKAVIALIGNSEERQVNASFAQEFFSCAGFETELQQYNSAADASDRLFHAAADVVAVSTSEAAYAREFNAKLRHHDGKPLVLLANDPQHLEEEMLAHGYDEFLFENCDMNRIMRVVQKKLHSND, translated from the coding sequence ATGATAACTGACGAGCAGCTAAACCAACAGCGACTGTTTGCCGAGTTCACCCCTGCCTCTAAAGCTGATTGGGAGCAGAAAGCACGCAAAGACCTGCGAGAAACGCCTTTGGAGAGCCTTATCTGGCAGACTTACGAAGGCATTGACATAAAGCCATACTACGCTAAAGAAGATATCAACGGCCTTCCCTTTACCACGCATAAGCCCGGTGACTTTCCGTTTCTACGAGGCAACAAAACCGGCAATAACAGCTGGCTAAACGTGCAGCAGATAAAAGTTAAAGGCAATGGGAAAGTGGCCATAGACAAAGCCTCCGACGCATTGCAGCGTGGAGCAGATGGCATACACTTTGAGTTGCAGCAGCCTGATGCTTTTGATATTGCTTACCTGGTTAGCAGTATTGACCTAAGTCAGCATAGCGTAAGTTATACTTTACCTAATGAGCCAGTAGCCTTTCTAAAGCGCCTGTACCAGGAGCTGGAGCAAAAGCAGGTATCGCACCGCAACCTGAAAGGCTTTGTTAACTACGACCCCATGACAGGCAAGGGCTCTCTTACTAAAGAGGAGGCCAAAGCGATAACTGCCGTGCTGGACCTGACAAAGGACAGCCCGGAGTTTTATGGCATTACTGTTTGCGGTACTAACTTCAGCGGCATTGGCGCCTCTATTACGCAGGAAATCGCTTATACCTTAAGTGCTGCAGTAGCCTATGCCGACAGGCTAACCACTGCCGGAGAGCAGCTGGAATCGGTGCTGCGCAACATGCAGTTTTACGTGGCCTCGGGCACCAACTACTTTTTCGAGATCACAAAATTGCGCGTCCTGCGCCTGCTGTGGGCAGCCGTAGCGGAGGCTTATCAGACAGAGCCAGCCTTAGCCGCAAAGCTGCGCATCCATAGCGCCACCTCCAGCTGGTACCAGACTACCCTCGACCCGTACGTGAACATGCTGCGCACAACTACCGAGGCTATGTCTGCCGTTATTGCCGGCTGCGATTCGCTTTCAGTATCGCCGTTTGATAGCACGTTTAAAGAGTCGGATGAGTTCTCAGAGCGTATTGCCCGTAATGTATCCATCATCCTCAAAGAGGAAGCTTACCTGGACAAAGCCATTGACCCGGCTGCCGGTTCTTACTACCTGGAGTCGCTGACCAACGAACTGGCCCAGAAAGCGTGGGACCTATTTAGAGAAGTAGAAGCCTTAGGTGGATTTGAGGATGCCTACGATAGCGGATTTATACTTGGCTCCATCACCGAGATGAGCCGTAAGAAATTCCGCAATATTGCCACTGGCCGTGATATACTGGTGGGCACCAACAAATACCCGAACCCTAAAGAGAAGATATCATTCGATCCGGAAGAGCTGATACAAAGTGCAGATTTCGATACCACCCGTGCTGCCTACCCAACCGAGGTGATGCGCATGGCCACCGAGCTGCACCTGCGTAAGCGTCAGCGTCGTCCGAAGGCAGTGATTGCCCTGATCGGCAACAGTGAAGAGCGCCAGGTAAATGCATCTTTTGCGCAGGAGTTCTTTAGTTGTGCAGGCTTCGAGACAGAGCTGCAGCAGTATAATTCTGCCGCAGATGCTTCAGACAGGCTCTTCCACGCTGCCGCCGATGTGGTGGCAGTTTCTACCTCTGAGGCCGCTTACGCACGGGAGTTTAATGCTAAGCTGCGCCACCACGATGGTAAGCCGCTTGTGCTTTTGGCAAACGACCCGCAGCATCTGGAGGAGGAGATGCTGGCCCATGGCTACGACGAATTCCTGTTCGAGAACTGCGACATGAACCGAATCATGCGGGTAGTACAGAAGAAGCTTCACAGCAACGACTAA
- a CDS encoding YkvA family protein, whose translation MLKKWKALVRQLKEDIYTLYLASQDPEMPFAAKVMVLITVAYVFSPIDFIPDFIPIIGYLDDLLLLPLGLWLSIKLIPAPLLHYYRQKAKQQMHQCKPNYVMAAVIVILWLLIGYWVYQAYIDPIS comes from the coding sequence ATGCTTAAGAAATGGAAAGCGCTTGTACGTCAGCTGAAGGAGGATATTTATACTTTGTACTTGGCATCACAGGACCCTGAAATGCCTTTTGCGGCTAAAGTGATGGTCCTGATAACGGTGGCCTATGTTTTTAGTCCAATTGATTTTATACCTGATTTTATCCCGATTATCGGCTACCTCGACGACCTGCTGCTATTGCCGTTAGGCCTCTGGCTTTCTATTAAGCTGATACCAGCTCCGCTGCTACACTACTACCGCCAGAAGGCTAAACAGCAGATGCACCAGTGCAAACCCAATTATGTGATGGCAGCCGTAATTGTGATACTTTGGCTACTGATTGGCTATTGGGTATATCAGGCTTATATCGACCCTATAAGTTAA
- a CDS encoding amidohydrolase, translating to MHKNYTLTKRTILAALGLSLFAVPAMAQNAKLVAKVDKLADKVEPQVVEWRRHFHEHPELSNRETETAARIASELKKMGIEVETGVAKTGVVGILKGGKPGPVVALRADIDGLPVTEKADLPFASKAKGEYNGAEVGVMHACGHDTHIAMLLGAAEVLSSMKSDLKGTVKFIFQPAEEGAPAGEEGGASLMVKEGVLEKGPKPEVIFGLHINSQTEVGTLKYKPAGIMASADVFRIKVKGKQVHGGYPWSGIDPIVVSAQIITGLQTIISRQTELTKDAAIITVGMIHGGVRNNIVPEEVQMEGTIRALDTEMQKKVHEKIRLTATKIAESAGATAEVEIVEMAPVTFNQPELMDKMLPTLQATAGRDKVVLMNAVTGAEDFSYFQQQIPGLYLFVGGMPKGQDPATAPAHHTPEFFVDESGMKLGVKALTNLTLDYMNGKGKK from the coding sequence ATGCATAAGAACTATACTTTAACAAAACGAACTATACTTGCTGCGCTTGGGCTGAGCCTTTTTGCTGTGCCGGCTATGGCGCAAAATGCTAAGTTGGTGGCCAAGGTAGATAAGCTGGCGGATAAGGTAGAGCCCCAGGTGGTTGAGTGGCGCCGTCATTTCCATGAGCATCCGGAGCTGAGCAACCGCGAAACAGAAACGGCTGCCCGTATTGCCTCTGAATTGAAGAAGATGGGCATAGAGGTTGAGACAGGTGTTGCCAAAACTGGTGTGGTTGGTATTCTGAAAGGGGGCAAGCCCGGGCCAGTAGTAGCCCTGCGTGCCGATATCGATGGACTACCGGTTACTGAGAAGGCTGACCTACCTTTTGCTTCTAAAGCTAAGGGTGAGTATAACGGAGCTGAAGTAGGAGTGATGCATGCCTGCGGCCACGACACACATATTGCTATGCTGCTTGGTGCGGCTGAGGTACTATCCAGTATGAAAAGCGATCTGAAAGGTACCGTGAAATTTATCTTCCAGCCAGCGGAGGAAGGAGCTCCGGCAGGGGAAGAAGGAGGTGCCTCGCTGATGGTGAAGGAAGGGGTGCTGGAGAAAGGACCTAAACCGGAAGTAATTTTCGGTCTTCACATTAACTCTCAGACTGAGGTAGGTACACTTAAGTATAAACCTGCCGGTATTATGGCCAGTGCCGACGTTTTCCGCATAAAGGTAAAAGGAAAGCAGGTACATGGTGGCTACCCATGGTCAGGTATCGACCCGATTGTGGTATCAGCGCAAATCATCACTGGCCTGCAAACTATCATCAGTCGCCAAACAGAACTAACCAAGGATGCAGCCATTATTACAGTAGGTATGATACATGGCGGTGTGCGTAACAACATTGTGCCGGAGGAGGTGCAGATGGAAGGTACTATTCGTGCTTTGGACACCGAAATGCAAAAGAAGGTACACGAGAAAATCCGTTTAACGGCTACTAAAATTGCAGAAAGTGCCGGAGCAACCGCTGAGGTGGAAATTGTGGAGATGGCGCCAGTTACCTTCAACCAGCCTGAGTTAATGGATAAAATGCTGCCAACGCTGCAAGCAACTGCCGGTAGAGACAAAGTGGTGCTGATGAATGCAGTAACCGGTGCAGAAGACTTCTCATACTTTCAACAGCAGATTCCGGGGCTTTACCTTTTTGTGGGTGGCATGCCTAAGGGACAGGACCCTGCCACGGCTCCTGCACACCACACACCAGAATTCTTTGTGGACGAAAGCGGCATGAAGCTAGGTGTAAAAGCCCTCACTAACCTGACGCTGGACTACATGAACGGGAAAGGGAAGAAGTAA
- a CDS encoding T9SS type A sorting domain-containing protein, with protein MKTKLLLSALALLLLPMLVQATHLYSGYISYTVDEHNPLQFNFTFTLYTNHFSQAEDPEVEVKMGDGNTVVLPRTSITPYSYTYDRDIFHWSYTYATPGNYTVTWIGESRNHGIINFPSPSDQVAMHVSTAVNASRLITNYNSVALAGVPIFEAYAGEPMIHNLLTYDADGDQLLYELVTPKTENANSEIITVPGYQFPEGLTVSKYGELSWVAPNTVGQYVIALQVTEQRNGAAIGTTVVDIMYNVSDSKEKPELTLLNKDRLPLRDDGAVQTWPDQPLKLEYYLQKNPNQDHLLHARFFSEIDTLDLAAATLAVRDTVDGFAVSLTLTPSSDMERPSPYLIGLRGRSSARGHSHEIRFFVEDDWEFTYLYVGEQQPTSAGDDLAKAGFKLYPNPVADRFVVEAPDLPSMYLQLRDATGKKLSVLRLEPGRNTLVKPGSLASGLYFYTISSRSKPVGSGKLVVR; from the coding sequence ATGAAAACAAAATTGTTACTCAGCGCCTTAGCGCTGCTCCTTCTGCCCATGCTGGTGCAGGCCACACACCTGTACAGCGGTTACATTAGCTATACTGTTGATGAGCACAATCCGCTCCAGTTTAACTTTACATTTACGCTTTACACCAACCACTTCTCTCAGGCCGAAGACCCTGAGGTAGAAGTAAAAATGGGTGACGGCAATACGGTTGTATTACCACGCACCTCCATTACACCTTATAGCTATACCTATGACCGTGATATTTTCCACTGGAGTTATACCTACGCTACGCCGGGCAATTACACCGTGACTTGGATTGGCGAGAGCCGTAATCACGGCATTATCAACTTCCCTAGCCCGTCCGACCAGGTAGCCATGCATGTAAGCACAGCGGTTAATGCCAGCAGGCTGATCACCAACTATAACTCAGTTGCTTTGGCTGGGGTCCCTATTTTTGAGGCTTACGCAGGTGAACCCATGATACACAACCTCCTGACCTATGATGCAGATGGGGATCAGTTACTATATGAGCTGGTTACGCCAAAAACTGAGAATGCAAACAGTGAAATAATAACCGTACCCGGCTATCAGTTTCCAGAGGGACTTACGGTAAGCAAGTATGGCGAGCTGAGTTGGGTAGCCCCTAATACTGTAGGCCAATACGTTATTGCCCTGCAGGTAACAGAGCAGCGCAACGGTGCAGCAATAGGCACTACTGTAGTAGACATCATGTATAATGTAAGCGACTCTAAAGAAAAGCCCGAACTCACACTGCTGAATAAAGATCGCCTGCCCTTAAGAGACGATGGCGCAGTACAGACATGGCCAGATCAGCCGCTGAAGCTGGAGTATTACCTGCAGAAGAATCCTAACCAAGACCATCTATTACATGCTAGGTTCTTTAGCGAAATAGATACCTTAGACCTTGCTGCAGCCACACTTGCCGTTCGGGATACAGTAGATGGGTTTGCTGTCTCCCTTACCCTCACCCCCTCCTCTGATATGGAGCGCCCCTCACCTTACCTCATTGGCCTGCGAGGCAGAAGTTCTGCGAGAGGTCATTCACATGAGATCCGCTTTTTTGTTGAAGATGATTGGGAGTTCACTTATCTATATGTTGGCGAGCAGCAACCCACCTCCGCTGGGGATGATCTGGCCAAAGCCGGGTTTAAGCTTTACCCCAACCCAGTCGCCGATAGGTTTGTGGTAGAGGCACCAGACCTGCCAAGTATGTATCTGCAGCTGCGCGATGCCACTGGCAAAAAGCTGAGCGTTCTACGCCTGGAACCTGGCCGTAACACCTTGGTTAAACCAGGCTCCCTTGCCAGCGGATTATACTTCTATACTATAAGTAGCCGATCAAAACCTGTGGGTAGTGGTAAGCTGGTGGTAAGGTAA